The DNA region CAAAATGGTTTGGAATGATGAGGAGTTGATGACCTTAGATTACGGCGCGAAAGTAACCGATATCGAAATGCAGATCGGTAAAAACGTAGCCGAACTTGTTGACGACAAGGCGACATTACAAATGGGAATCGGAACTATTCCTGATGCGGTTTTGAAATGTCTCGGAAACCACAAAGACCTCGGAGTACATACGGAAATGTTGAGCGACGGTATTATCGATTTGATTCTAAACGACGTGGTGAACAATAAATTCAAAGGAACCCACCTGAACAGAACCATTACGAGTTTCTGTTTCGGAACGAAAAAGCTGTACGATTTTGTGGACAACAATCCTTCCATCGCGTTTATGGATGTGCAGCACGTGAACTTCCCGATCAATATTATGAAGAACAAGAAAATGCACGCCATCAATTCTGCAATCGAAATCGATTTGACGGGACAGGTTTGTGCTGACTCGATCGGAACTTACCAGTTCTCGGGAATCGGCGGACAAATGGACTTCATGCGTGGAGCCGCACTTTCAGAAGGCGGAAAACCAATTATGGCAATCTCGTCCCGAACCAACAAAGGCGTTCCGAGAATCGTTCCTTTCCTGAAACAAGGAGCGGGAGTGGTGACGACGAGAGGACACATTCATTACGTTTGTACCGAGTACGGAACCGTAAACCTTTACGGAAAGAGTTTAAGGGAACGTGCAAAAGCACTCATCGGAATTGCGCATCCGGATGACAGAGAAGCGCTTGACAGAGCAGCTTTTGAAAGGTTTAAATGTGAGCTTTAGTTTTTTCATAAATAATCCCGGAAGATCATTCTCCGGGATTTTTTCTTACGGATTGAAAATAGGACTTTAAACTTCTTTAGTTTTATTTATCTTTATTCAACCAAATTCAGATGAATGAACGATTTTGAAAATTTGATGAATTTTGCCCAGAAAGAATTCAGCTTCAACGAAAATGAAATCCGAATGATTGGCAATTTTTTCCAGAAGGAAACTTTCAAAAAAAAATGAAACCATTTTACATGCGGCTGAAATTTGCCAAAAGATATACTTCGTCAACAATGTAATTTTGCGAACATTCCACACCAATCAGAACGGACAGAAATTTACCCGTCTGATTGTCCCCGAAAATAATTTCTGCACGATTCTGCTCAGTTTTTTCCGAAAAAATCGAAAGTCCCGCTACAATTCAGGCGTTGGAAAACATTGAAGCAATAAGCATAAAACAGGGAGATTTTCAGGACTTCATTGCCAAATCTACCAACGCGAAAAATATGTACACCAAGATCTGGAGGATTTTCAGAATTACCAAATCCGAAGAATTGAGTTTCTCACCCAATTTACACCGCAGGAAAAAGTAGAAATCTTTCTGAAAGAAAACAGCGAGTGGAAAACCCGGCTGAAAGACAAAATCAACGCGTCGTATCTGCAGATCACGCCCGAAACCTACTCGCGATGCAAGAAGATTGTAAAATCCTGAGCGGATGAGTGCGTTTAATTTTTGTGACTTCAACCTTTAACAAAACGCAAAATTTTTCTTATCTTGGCGAAAGTAAATTTCTTATAAAAAAAGTATAATGTCAACACTCACTTTCGCTGAAAAAATCGCACAGGCAGAGAATTTCCTGCCCATCAATGGAACGGACTACATCGAATTCTATGTCGGAAACGCAAAACAGGCAGCACATTACTACAAAACCGCGTTCGGTTTTCAGTCGGTTGCTTATGCAGGTCCCGAAACCGGAGTTCGCGACCGCGCTTCCTATGTTGTGCAACAAGGGAAAATCCGTTTGGTTTTAACTTCAGGTTTAAAGTCGGATTCACCGATTTGCGAGCACCAGAAAAAACATGGCGACGGTGTGAAAATCCTTGCACTTTGGGTAGATGACGCCTATTCTGCATTTGAGGAAACCGTAAAACGTGGCGGAAAACCTTACATGGAGCCAAAAACCATCACCGATGAATTTGGCGAGGTGCGCATGTCGGGAATCTATACTTACGGTGAAACCGTGCACATGTTTATCGAAAGAAAAAACTACACCGGACCTTTTATGCCCGGTTACGAAAAATGGGAAAGCGACTACAATCCATCCGATGTGGGACTTCTGTATGTTGATCACTGCGTAGGAAACGTGGGTTGGGACAGAATGCTTCCTGTGGTAAAATGGTACGAAGATGTGATGGGGTTTGTAAACATCCTGAGTTTTGACGACAAGCAAATCAACACCGAATATTCCGCTTTGATGTCGAAAGTGATGAGTAACGGAAACGGTTACGCAAAATTCCCGATCAACGAACCCGCCGAAGGAAAGAAAAAATCCCAGGTTGAGGAATACCTTGACTTCTACGAAGAAGAAGGAGTTCAACACATCGCGGTTGCAACTAAAGACATCATCAAAACCGTGACTGAACTGAAAGCAAGAGGTGTAGAATTTTTGTCGGCTCCACCTGAAGCTTACTACGAAATGATTCCTGAACGAGTGGGTGAAATCGACGAAGACATCAAAAAACTTGCAGACCTTGGAATTTTGGTGGATTGCGACGAGGAAGGTTACCTGCTCCAGATTTTCACCAAACCGGTTGAAGACCGACCTACCCTTTTCTACGAAATCATCGAGAGACACGGCGCACAAAGTTTCGGCGCTGGAAACTTCAAGGCGCTGTTTGAAGCACTGGAAAGAGAACAGGCGAAAAGAGGGAATCTTTAATCCAAAAACCGTTTTAATCTACCATTCTTAATGAAGAAGAAGCTTTTCGCGTTCACACTTTTTTTACTCTTTTTCGGTTTAAAGGCGCAGTATGCATCGTTAAATGAAATCCTTAACCGGCTTGAAGAAAGACGCGGCATTAAACAGGATCTGCAGAACATCAACCTTGACGACACCAAGTTTGTTTTGATCAAAGATTTCGCCGACCATACCGAAAGAAACTTCATCGTGTTGAAAGGAAACAAGGCGACCTACGTGGAAATGTTTGACGACAAATCCAACGGAGAAACCACTTCGAATGTCTTTTCCGGCGATGTGGTGCGGTCCAAACACAATATCATCTCATTAAGAGCTGATAAGCTGGAAGGTCAGAAAATTCCGATTCCGGTAACCAAGACTCTGCTTCTGACAAAACAGAAAAAAATCGTTTACCTGATCGACGTCAATTCCAAAGAACGGTGGATTGAGGAAAGTGCGGTTAACAGAAAATAAGTCCCAAAAAGGTTCAGTCCTGTTCAGTGGGATTGAACCTTCAACTTTAAATAAACAATTATGAAATCTTTCGTGAATTATCCTGAAAATTCAGATTTTTCAATCCATAATATTCCTTTTGGTGTTGCAGTATTTAACAAAGAATATATCGCCTGCTGTACAAGAATTGGCGATATGGTGATTGATTTGGCAACACTTTACGACTATGGTTTTTTTGACGATATCGAAGGTTTGGACGACAATGTTTTCGAGGCCTATACTTTAAACGAATTCATCGAACTCGGAAAACCTGTTACGAATGCCGTTCGCGAGAGAATCCAGGAACTTTTGGATGAAGAGTCCAAACTGGCGAGAGACGAAAAAACCATTGAAGAGTGCTTCTATAACCTGGATCAGGTGAAAATGATGATGCCGGTTCACGTTCCGAACTATACCGATTTTTACAGCAGCATCGAGCATGCGACGAATGTGGGGAAAATGTTCCGCGATCCTGCAAACGCGCTGCTTCCGAACTGGAAACACCTTCCGGTGGGATATCACGGTAGAGCTTCGTCAATTGTGGTTTCGGGATCTGAAATTCATCGCCCGAAAGGTCAGATGAAACCTGCAGATGCGGAAAAACCAATTTTCGGACCTTCAAAACAACTCGACTTTGAGCTGGAAATGGCATTTATCGTCAACAAAAATACCGAGATGGGTGAAAGTATTTCAACCGCTGAAGCTGAAGACGCCATTTTCGGAATGGTTCTGTTTAATGACTGGTCTGCACGAGATATCCAGAGTTGGGAATATGTTCCGCTCGGACCGTTTCTCGGTAAAAATTTCGGAAGTTCCGTTTCACCTTGGGTGGTGACTTTGGAAGCTTTGAATCCGTTCCGGGTTTCGTCGCCGACGCAAGACCCTGAGGTTTTGGATTATCTGAAATTTGAGGGTGACAAGAATTTCGACATCAATCTCGAAGTCTATCTGCAACCAGAAAATGGCGATGAAAACCTGATCTGCAAATCCAACTACAAATTTATGTACTGGAATATGGCACAGCAATTGGCGCACCACACCGTGAATGGCTGTAATGTGGAAGTAGGCGATATGTACGCATCGGGAACGATTTCAGGTAAAGACGAAAATTCTTTTGGTTCAATGCTCGAACTGACTTGGCGCGGACAAAACCCATTGAAACTCAACAATAGGACTGAAAGAAAATTCATCGAAGACAATGACACGGTCATCATGCGCGGTTACGCTGAGAAAAACGGAGTCCGTGTAGGTTTCGGTGAGGTTTCAGGAAAAATCTTGCCTGCTAACTAGTACTAACAATCAAAAACTAATACAATGACACAAGCAGACATTGACCAACTGACTTATAAAATTAATGGTGCACTCATAGAAGTTCACAAAATAATGGGACCTGGGCTTTTGGAAAGTGTTTATCAAAAATGTTTGGAAGAAGAATTCAGATTGAGGGGAATTGAATTTGTTTCACAAATGAAAGTTGCCATTTCCTATAAAGGAAAAGAACTATTTTGCGATTTTTTCTGTGATTTCCTAATTGAAGACTGTATCGTGATCGAAATAAAATCGGTTTCAGAATTCAGTGATATTCATCGGGCGCAAATATTAAATTATATCAATCTGATGAAAAAACCAAAAGGAATTTTGGTTAATTTCAATGTTAAAAATATTATGCATCAAGGACACGAAACTTATGTGAATGATTATTACAGAAGGTTGTATTAAAGATTAAACCACAAAGTCACAAAGAATATTGTTTGATTTTTATGACTTTGCAGTTAGCAACAAAAGAATTCAAATTATTTTTCTGATGTATTTTTCAGAATTATGATGCCGGATTTTCTTTGTGACTTTGTGGTTAAAAAAAGTATAATTCTTAGTTTAGATTTTCTGACTGATTCTAAAGAATTATGACTACAAATTTTTTATTTTGTTCCTTAGTGGTTTATGGTTCTAAATAATTAAATGTTTAAAATAAAGAATACTACAGAAAGTTGTATTAAAAATTAAAACCACAAAGTCACAAAGAATGTTTTTCATTTTTGTAATATTATCGTAAGACAAATATTTCCTCAAATCTGATTTTC from Chryseobacterium suipulveris includes:
- a CDS encoding acetyl-CoA hydrolase/transferase family protein, which translates into the protein MINYVSAEEAVSLVKSGDRIFGHGSACTPNLFYDELAKQSSRLKDVELVSITQQGNVEIAKPEYKDSFFVKSLFTSTPVREAVNSERGDFVPIFLSEIPFLFKNGILPLDVAMVTVSPPDSHGYCSLGTSVDVARGAVDTAKKIIAIVNPKMPRTHGDGMIHYSRIHKMVWNDEELMTLDYGAKVTDIEMQIGKNVAELVDDKATLQMGIGTIPDAVLKCLGNHKDLGVHTEMLSDGIIDLILNDVVNNKFKGTHLNRTITSFCFGTKKLYDFVDNNPSIAFMDVQHVNFPINIMKNKKMHAINSAIEIDLTGQVCADSIGTYQFSGIGGQMDFMRGAALSEGGKPIMAISSRTNKGVPRIVPFLKQGAGVVTTRGHIHYVCTEYGTVNLYGKSLRERAKALIGIAHPDDREALDRAAFERFKCEL
- a CDS encoding GxxExxY protein; this encodes MTQADIDQLTYKINGALIEVHKIMGPGLLESVYQKCLEEEFRLRGIEFVSQMKVAISYKGKELFCDFFCDFLIEDCIVIEIKSVSEFSDIHRAQILNYINLMKKPKGILVNFNVKNIMHQGHETYVNDYYRRLY
- the fahA gene encoding fumarylacetoacetase, with translation MKSFVNYPENSDFSIHNIPFGVAVFNKEYIACCTRIGDMVIDLATLYDYGFFDDIEGLDDNVFEAYTLNEFIELGKPVTNAVRERIQELLDEESKLARDEKTIEECFYNLDQVKMMMPVHVPNYTDFYSSIEHATNVGKMFRDPANALLPNWKHLPVGYHGRASSIVVSGSEIHRPKGQMKPADAEKPIFGPSKQLDFELEMAFIVNKNTEMGESISTAEAEDAIFGMVLFNDWSARDIQSWEYVPLGPFLGKNFGSSVSPWVVTLEALNPFRVSSPTQDPEVLDYLKFEGDKNFDINLEVYLQPENGDENLICKSNYKFMYWNMAQQLAHHTVNGCNVEVGDMYASGTISGKDENSFGSMLELTWRGQNPLKLNNRTERKFIEDNDTVIMRGYAEKNGVRVGFGEVSGKILPAN
- the hppD gene encoding 4-hydroxyphenylpyruvate dioxygenase; the protein is MSTLTFAEKIAQAENFLPINGTDYIEFYVGNAKQAAHYYKTAFGFQSVAYAGPETGVRDRASYVVQQGKIRLVLTSGLKSDSPICEHQKKHGDGVKILALWVDDAYSAFEETVKRGGKPYMEPKTITDEFGEVRMSGIYTYGETVHMFIERKNYTGPFMPGYEKWESDYNPSDVGLLYVDHCVGNVGWDRMLPVVKWYEDVMGFVNILSFDDKQINTEYSALMSKVMSNGNGYAKFPINEPAEGKKKSQVEEYLDFYEEEGVQHIAVATKDIIKTVTELKARGVEFLSAPPEAYYEMIPERVGEIDEDIKKLADLGILVDCDEEGYLLQIFTKPVEDRPTLFYEIIERHGAQSFGAGNFKALFEALEREQAKRGNL